A window of Mobiluncus massiliensis genomic DNA:
CACTATAGGCAGCCTGGGGCTGACCGAAGGTAGCCGGATGAGGGGTAACCGGCGTTCCAGGTGCGTAGGTCCCAGATGGGTCTTTGGCGACGATACCGACTATCTCATGACCCGGCACCAGCGGTTCGCGCAGTTTGAAGGCGCCAACCTGTCCGTCAAAGAAGTAGTGCAAATCCGAGCCGCAGATTCCGGCCCAGGCCACTCTCACCAGTACCTGGCCTTTACCAGGCTCGGGGCAAGGCACGCAGTTAGAACCCATTTCTTCCTTGGCGTTGATACACACCTGTTTCATGTCAGTCATTCATTCCTCCCTACAGTTTTCGACCGACTGGCTTAGACCACGCTAGTCATTCCTCCGTCGACTAAAATATTTTGTCCAGTGACAAAATTTGACGCTTCCGAGGACAGATAGATGAGTGTCCCCATCAGCTCGTCAAACTTTCCCCATCGTCCCGCCGGAGTACGGGCTTTCAGCCAAGCATCGAATTCCGGGTCTTGCCACAAATCCGTGTTCATCTCGGTGGCAAAGTATCCGGGAGACAACGTGTTGACTTGGATGTTGTAGCGCGATAGATCCGCCGCGAGGCCTTGGGCAAACATGGCTACGCCGCCTTTAGAGGCGCAGTACGGGGCAATGGTTTGCCGCGCTAGCCGAGACTGCACGGAACCGACCATGACGACTTTGCCGCTGCCGCGTTCCACCATGCGCTGCGCGACCGGTTTCGTCACGTAGAACACGGAAGAGAGATTCGTGCTGATGACCGCGTCCCACTCTTCGGTAGGGAACTCGGTGATGGGGTGACGACGCTGGATACCTGCGTTGTTGACCAGGATGTCTGGTGTGCCTTGACTATCCATAAAGTCATTGAGGGCACGTTCGGCCTCCTGGGCATCGGTGACATCAAAAACCAAGTGCCCGACCGGGACCCCCAGTGACTCAGACAACTGCTGGGCTGCTTGGGAAACTTTCGCGGCATCCCGGCCTTGCAAAGTGACGCGCGCCCCGGCTTTTGCTAAACCAGTGGCCAGAGCCAGCCCTAGTCCCCGGTTGGACCCGGTTACTAGGGCGGCTCGACCAGAAATATCGAACCAGTTACTCATGATTTCGTTGGCTTCGCTCTAAGCAAAGATGAATAGCAACGCCGCGATAGCGAAACCGATGACTGATTCGAGAAGCTGCTGCATGGTCCACACCTTCAGGGTGGTCTTTACGTCCATACCCGTCAATCGACCGACCAGCCAGAAACCAGAATCGTTGACGTGTGAAGCAAACACCGAACCCGCGGAAGCAGCCATGGTGATGCAGACCACGCCCCACGGCGAAAGCTGACCGGCAGCCACTGCCTGTTCGACCGCCGGAGCCAACAGCGAAGCGGCCGTGACCAGCGCTACTGTGGCCGACCCTTGTGCCAGACGCAGCGCCACCGCAATCAGGTAGGCAGCCAGCAGGAGCGGAATGCCCAAATCTTCCATCGATTTAGCCAACGCGTCGCCTATTCCCGAAGCACGCAAAACCCCGCCGAACATACCGCCGGCACCGGTGATGAGCACCACGGAACAGATTGGTCCCAGCGCGGAATCAACCACCTTTTCCAAAACGGTTTTGTCCTTAGTGATTTTGCCACCAAGCACCGCAATCGAAACCAGAGTCGAAATCAGCAGCGCTATAGGAGTTTCACCCAACGTGATGAGTAATTTCACCCAGCTAGCATCGCCGCTGATAACTCCGACCTTGGACAGGGTCGTAAACCCGGTGTTCATGAAAATCAACAGTACGGGGAGCAGCAGCAACGCGATGATTGTGCCGACTGAAGGGGGATTATCGGGAAGTTCATCATCCGACACGTTACCGAACACGTGGGAAGCCTCCACCTTGACGCGGGGAGCAATGAATTTAGCCCACAAATAACCGGAGAGAATGAAGGTCGGAATAGCAATGATGAAACCTTGTAGCATCACCAAACCCACATTGGCGTGGAAGTAGTCGGCTGCGGCAACAGGGCCGGGGTGGGGCGGGAGGAAAACGTGCATGACCGAGAAAGCGGCCGCAGTAGGAATCGCGTAGAGAACGATGGAACCCTTTAGACGCTTCGCCACTGCGAAAACGATCGGCAGCATCACAATCAAGCCCGCATCAAAGAAGATGGGGAAGCCCAGAATCAGGGATGCCACACCCAAAGCTAGGGGGGCACGCTTCTCACCGAAGAGATTAATCATGGCATCTGCCAGAACCTTCGCGCCCCCGGATTGCTCGACCATCTTGCCGAGCATGGCACCTAAGCCAACGAGTAGCGCGACCGAGGCGAGGGTGCCTCCAAAGCCATCTTTCATCGCCCCCACGATTGATTCGATGGGCAAACCAGTGGCTAAGGCCGTGAGGAAGCTGACCAAAACCAAGGTCAGAAAAGCATGGAGCCTGAATACAATGACCAGGACCAAAATCGCAGCAATTGCAGCTAAAGCAATGCCGAGCAGCGGTAATGTCCCCATAGTCTGGGTCCATCCCTCTATCTCAAATGGTTGCATCTAAACTCTCCTTTGAACATAGAGCAAACTCTCACTTGTATGTTGGCCGCCGAAACACCCCAAAAGTCCTCATCAAGAACCCAGTTGGTCAGCGCTCAACGGTCGATGTGTACCCAAAGTCTACTGGAACGCGCCGCGGTTTTGGTTGGAATAGCTGTGCAGATGCAGATAATGGGATTATTTGACGATTCACCCCGAGGAGTTGCGCGGGGCCAGCCACGAAGAACGATATGGAACTAGGATAGTTTTCAACGCTGACCATGTTTAGGGATATTGAGCCCCCACGGAGAACACCATGAATACAGATTCGCAAAAATTATTAGTGACGCCGACCTCTTTTGCCTCTGCGGAGCTGGAGTTTGCCCGCGATCTCTTGCACGACAGCGGCTATGAGGTTGCCTATAACCAGTCAGGCAAGCCCTTAGACGCCGATTCGTTAGTCGCAGCCGCTCGCGGTTGCGTAGGGATTTTGGCGGGCTTGGACGATTTTTCAGCTGCGGTTTTGCATCAGCTCCCTGACCTGCGGGTCATTTCGCGTTACGGCGTGGGGGTGGATCGGGTCGATTTGCAGACTGCTCGCCACAATGGAGTCGTGGTGACCAACACTCCGGGAGCGAATTCCATCGCCGTCGCTGAAATGGCCTTGACCAGTATGTTTGCACTGGCACGCCACGCCGCCTGGTTGAATGAAACGACTCGGCAGGGACAATGGTTGCGCGTGGTGGGCACCGAGTTGTCGCAAGCCACTTTGGGGATTGTGGGATACGGCTCAATCGGGCGGGCTTTGCGGCGGCTGGTCACGGGTCTGGAAATGAAAGTGCTGGTTTACGACCCGTTTTTCAACCCCGATACCGACCCGACGGTTCAGGGCGTAGATCTGCCTGACCTGGTGCGAGAGAGCATTTTTATCTCTTTGCATCTGCCACTCACGCCAGAGACCGCACACTTATTTGATGCCTCGATGTTCCGTCTCATGTCTCCCGGCACGTTTTTGATTAACACTTCACGAGGGGGGATTATCGATGAGTCCGCCGCCGCCGCGGCCCTGGACGCCGGTCAGTTCGCCGGTCTCGCCTTGGACGCTTACGAGCAAGAACCGCCCTCGCCCGACCACGAACTTTTCCGTTTCCCCAATGTCATCGCCACCCCGCACAGCGGCGCCCAAACTGTCCAAAGCCGCATCCGCATGGCAAAGGGCGCGGTAGACAATCTGTTACGCGCTTTAGCGGGCGAACCGGTAACAAATCTGGCTTCTGACCCAGCAGCCTGAATCTGAACACCGCGCAAGTCACTGCAGATATACTGAAATCAGCCGTGACCTTTAGGAGTGCGCGATGAATGTTTTAGTTATCGAATCATCAACCAGTTCAGCCAAAGCGATGATCTATGACACCGTCAAGAACGATTTTACGGTTGAAAATGCTTTCTATCCCCCCATGGGTAATGATTTGACCCAGCATGATCCCATGGTCGTTTACGAAGCGAGCTTGGCGGCAGCCAAGACACTGTTGCGAGGTCGAAAAAACATCGACATCATCGTCCTTTCCGGGGTATGGCATTCCATCGGATTGTTCAACCCGAACATGGACCCGGTGACACCCATCATGCAGTGGTCCAATACCAAGGCTTCCGACCAAGCTGAGGCTTTCCGCAGCAAACCCCAACTGACCAGGGAATACTATAACCTCACCGGTGGTTATCCCAACGCTATCTATCCTTTCTTTAAACTTGCCTTCCTCAAAGAAGAGGGATACAACATTTCTTCCTACATCGCCATGGGGCAGGCGACTTACAACTTTTATCGCTTGACCGGGAACATCAAAGTTTCTCGCTGTATGGCGTCCGGTTCCGGATTGGTGAATATCACCACCGGCGAATACGACCCCAAGCTGTTAGAGGTGATTAATCTCGAACCTTCTCAGCTTCCGGAAATTGTTGATAATGACTATCAGGCACCGCTTTCCGCCCAGGCTGCAGCCAGTTTGGGATTACCGGCCGGAATCCCCGTGGTCCCCGCCATGTCCGATGGGTCACTCAATCAGCTCGGCTCTGGTGCCTTGCGCGAAGGGCAAATGACACTGTCGGTGGGCACGTCCGGTGCTTTGCGGGTCACGTCCCCCCAGCCGCAGTTCCACCCGGATATGTCTACTTGGTGCTACATCGGACCCAAGAGTTGGATTTCCGGAGCTGCAACGGCAGGTGCCTGCAACACGGTGGATTGGTTTAAAGGTTTGTCGCTGCGTCCCACCACTTACGATGAACTCGAAGCGGGGATGGATTACGCTGCTGATACACCGGTCTTTCTGCCTTTCATTTTTGGGGAACGTAACCCCGGCTGGGGCGACAAGCGCAAGGGCGGTTTCTTAGGTCTGACCTCGAAACACGATTTCAAGCTGACTTACCAGGCCGTATTGGAAGGGGTTTTGTTCAACCTTAAACAGTGTTATGACGCCGTAACCAAACTGAACGGAGAGCCCGAGCGCATCCTCATTTCGGGGGGAATCCTCCACACCAGCATCTGGTCCCAGTTGGCGGCTAACGTGTTCGGACACACCTTGACTCCCTGTCTGGTGAAACAAAATTCCATGATGGGAGCCGCCTTGTGGGGAGCGTATCTGTTGGATAGCACTCTATCTTTAGAGGATTACGAACCGCCAGTGGGTGAGGAAATCGTTCCGCAGGAAGAATACGCCGAAATCACGGCCCAGAAATATCAACGCTACCTGGAGGCCTATAGCGATAACGCCAACCGGTGACGCTAGGCCGGTCCCGACTGGGTTCCACACCCTGATAACTGTGCGATTTTGCGCAATCCATTGCGCAAATGACTCGCTTTCCCACAGTTAGGCGACGTATTCCATGCTGGGAGCCTCGCGGCGAGGCGATATAGTGAAGTAATGGAATTGGTACTCTTGACTGCGATTGTCTTGCTGGGTACCTGCGTGCAAGGCTTGGCTGGGATGGGTTTCGGCATGATTGCCGTCCCGGTTTTGGTGGTGGCAGCCGGGGCTCACTACGGGATTTTGTGGGGAAACATTTGCGGCGGTTTAGTCACGTTGCTGCTGTTCGTGACCGGTTTTCGAGATATTAACTGGTATCGTTTCCGCTTGCTGATGCTCAGTGCCTTGCCAGCTTTGTTCGCTACCGTTGTGGCGCTACGGTTTGTACCGGACCGGGTATTTTCCATTTTTGTGGGAATCATCATGCTGACCATGGTGTTCTTTTCCATTTTTGCCCCGCGTTTTCGGGCTATACCAGTTTTTTCGGGATCCCTGATTTTCGGTTTCCTGGGGGGCATGATGAGCGCCCTGGTGGCTCAGTCCGGGCCGGTCATGGCGGCCTACTCGCAAACTACCCGATGGTCTCAGCGAGAATTTGCGGCCACTTTGCAGCCACTGTTCCTGTGTTTCAACATTATTGTGGTGGCCAGCAAAGTCTGGTTTGGCGGGCAAAGAGCCGTGCTCACTTCCCTACCTGCCCCCACGATTGCCGCTATCTTGGTGGCAATCCTGGTCGGCACCGTCATTTCGCGATTGCTTAAGAAGTATGTCAAGCCTCAGTGGGCCCGCAACCTGGCGTTGGCCCTGGCCACCTTCGGGGCTTTGCGGGTCATCATCAGCGTGTTCTTTCCCGGCCTGCCCTAAAGTCACAAGGCCGGTTCGTCTCGTTTTCGGTTCCGCGGGTGCTCTACACTGTAGGTAGGGCGTCATTCGACAGCCTGACAATCTATCCGCCTACCGCAAAGGAGTTCTGGTGAGTTTATCTGAAAAAGAAAAAATGCTGAACCAGATGCTCTATAACGCAGACCGAGACCCCACCCTTTGCAGCGAAAGGGACCACGCCAAAGACTTGTGCCTTGAATACAACCAAATCCGGCCTTCCGACCACGCCGCCCAGTACCGCCTCATGCGGGAAC
This region includes:
- a CDS encoding sulfite exporter TauE/SafE family protein, which translates into the protein MELVLLTAIVLLGTCVQGLAGMGFGMIAVPVLVVAAGAHYGILWGNICGGLVTLLLFVTGFRDINWYRFRLLMLSALPALFATVVALRFVPDRVFSIFVGIIMLTMVFFSIFAPRFRAIPVFSGSLIFGFLGGMMSALVAQSGPVMAAYSQTTRWSQREFAATLQPLFLCFNIIVVASKVWFGGQRAVLTSLPAPTIAAILVAILVGTVISRLLKKYVKPQWARNLALALATFGALRVIISVFFPGLP
- a CDS encoding FGGY family carbohydrate kinase; this encodes MNVLVIESSTSSAKAMIYDTVKNDFTVENAFYPPMGNDLTQHDPMVVYEASLAAAKTLLRGRKNIDIIVLSGVWHSIGLFNPNMDPVTPIMQWSNTKASDQAEAFRSKPQLTREYYNLTGGYPNAIYPFFKLAFLKEEGYNISSYIAMGQATYNFYRLTGNIKVSRCMASGSGLVNITTGEYDPKLLEVINLEPSQLPEIVDNDYQAPLSAQAAASLGLPAGIPVVPAMSDGSLNQLGSGALREGQMTLSVGTSGALRVTSPQPQFHPDMSTWCYIGPKSWISGAATAGACNTVDWFKGLSLRPTTYDELEAGMDYAADTPVFLPFIFGERNPGWGDKRKGGFLGLTSKHDFKLTYQAVLEGVLFNLKQCYDAVTKLNGEPERILISGGILHTSIWSQLAANVFGHTLTPCLVKQNSMMGAALWGAYLLDSTLSLEDYEPPVGEEIVPQEEYAEITAQKYQRYLEAYSDNANR
- a CDS encoding SDR family oxidoreductase translates to MSNWFDISGRAALVTGSNRGLGLALATGLAKAGARVTLQGRDAAKVSQAAQQLSESLGVPVGHLVFDVTDAQEAERALNDFMDSQGTPDILVNNAGIQRRHPITEFPTEEWDAVISTNLSSVFYVTKPVAQRMVERGSGKVVMVGSVQSRLARQTIAPYCASKGGVAMFAQGLAADLSRYNIQVNTLSPGYFATEMNTDLWQDPEFDAWLKARTPAGRWGKFDELMGTLIYLSSEASNFVTGQNILVDGGMTSVV
- a CDS encoding phosphoglycerate dehydrogenase gives rise to the protein MNTDSQKLLVTPTSFASAELEFARDLLHDSGYEVAYNQSGKPLDADSLVAAARGCVGILAGLDDFSAAVLHQLPDLRVISRYGVGVDRVDLQTARHNGVVVTNTPGANSIAVAEMALTSMFALARHAAWLNETTRQGQWLRVVGTELSQATLGIVGYGSIGRALRRLVTGLEMKVLVYDPFFNPDTDPTVQGVDLPDLVRESIFISLHLPLTPETAHLFDASMFRLMSPGTFLINTSRGGIIDESAAAAALDAGQFAGLALDAYEQEPPSPDHELFRFPNVIATPHSGAQTVQSRIRMAKGAVDNLLRALAGEPVTNLASDPAA
- a CDS encoding GntP family permease translates to MQPFEIEGWTQTMGTLPLLGIALAAIAAILVLVIVFRLHAFLTLVLVSFLTALATGLPIESIVGAMKDGFGGTLASVALLVGLGAMLGKMVEQSGGAKVLADAMINLFGEKRAPLALGVASLILGFPIFFDAGLIVMLPIVFAVAKRLKGSIVLYAIPTAAAFSVMHVFLPPHPGPVAAADYFHANVGLVMLQGFIIAIPTFILSGYLWAKFIAPRVKVEASHVFGNVSDDELPDNPPSVGTIIALLLLPVLLIFMNTGFTTLSKVGVISGDASWVKLLITLGETPIALLISTLVSIAVLGGKITKDKTVLEKVVDSALGPICSVVLITGAGGMFGGVLRASGIGDALAKSMEDLGIPLLLAAYLIAVALRLAQGSATVALVTAASLLAPAVEQAVAAGQLSPWGVVCITMAASAGSVFASHVNDSGFWLVGRLTGMDVKTTLKVWTMQQLLESVIGFAIAALLFIFA